One Setaria italica strain Yugu1 chromosome II, Setaria_italica_v2.0, whole genome shotgun sequence DNA segment encodes these proteins:
- the LOC105913722 gene encoding uncharacterized protein LOC105913722, protein MEVTGSKDMRSTGSTPKAKGTTEAPKSSSSRSDNGSWENTISEDVSKLGLEKMKHPHLYNMRWFKSDKVSKVKFRCLVSFSIGNKFFDKVECDVVDMDVNHLILGQPWQYDRHAMHDGHKHTYTVMKNGQNFVLNLVNMDHLSASNGGESSGATTLVSFKKFLHEAHGEDIYLLLVTEQRDGITVPKEAQGLLREFSDVFPQELPSVLPPIEYIQHRIDLVSGASLPNRPAYRMNPTE, encoded by the exons ATGGAGGTTACTGGCAGCAAAGATATGCGATCTACAGGTTCTACACCCAAGGCCAAGGGAACCACTGAGGCACCCAAATCATCATCTTCTAGGAGTG ATAATGGTAGTTGGGAGAACACAATATCTGAAGATGTTAGTAAACTTGGACTTGAGAAAATGAAACACCCTCATCTGTATAATATGAGGTGGTTCAAGTCTGATAAAGTATCAAAGGTTAAATTTAGATGTTTGGTGTCCTTCTCCATTGGTAACAAATTTTTTGATAAGGTTGAATGTGATGTGGTTGATATGGATGTTAATCATCTCATTTTGGGGCAACCATGGCAGTATGATCGTCATGCAATGCATGATGGCCACAAGCACACATATACTGTTATGAAAAATGGGCAAAACTTTGTGTTGAATCTAGTAAATATGGACCATCTATCTGCATCAAATGGTGGGGAATCATCTGGAGCTACCACTCTGGTATCTTTCAAGAAATTTTTGCATGAGGCACATGGAGAAGATATCTACTTGTTGTTAGTTACAGAGCAGAGAGATGGCATAACAGTACCCAAAGAGGCACAAGGGCTGCTTCGAGAATTTTCTGATGTGTTCCCTCAAGAACTCCCATCTGTATTACCTCCTATTGAGTACATTCAGCATCGCATTGATCTAGTATCAGGAGCTAGTTTGCCAAATCGACCAGCTTATCGCATGAATCCAACAGAGTAA